Proteins found in one Micropterus dolomieu isolate WLL.071019.BEF.003 ecotype Adirondacks linkage group LG12, ASM2129224v1, whole genome shotgun sequence genomic segment:
- the LOC123979986 gene encoding zinc finger protein 665-like, whose amino-acid sequence MFVQLNMLLPVDQEVCDPPAGGVKHAHLGELVLQQGRDEGAERMKRRRRDGLKRHHCQHCDKSFTTSGSLKIHQRVHTGEKPYSCDQCGKAFTKSGNLKVHQQIHTGEKPYSCDQCGKAFTQSSKLKIHERVHTGEKPYSCDQCGKAFTQSSKLKIHERVHTGEKPYSCDQCGKAFTQSSKLKIHERVHTGEKPYSCDQCGKAFTQSSKLKIHERVHTGEKPYSCDQCGKAFTQSSKLKIHERVHTGEKPYSCDQCGKAFTQSSKLKIHERVHTGEKPYSCDQCGKAFTQSSKLKIHERVHTGEKPYSCDQCGKAFTQSSKLKIHERVHTGEKPYSCDQCGKAFTQSSKLKIHERVHTGEKPYSCDQCGKAFTQSSKLKIHERVHTGEKPYSCDQCGKAFTQSSKLKIHERVHTGEKPYSCDQCGKAFITLGELKIHLRVHTGEKPYSCDQCGKAFITLCHLQTHRRVHTGEKPYWCEQCGKLFSQSSHLKVHHRSHALLRCEHFSEPS is encoded by the coding sequence AAACGGAGAAGAAGAGATGGACTCAAACGTCACcactgtcagcactgtgacaaatccttcacaacatctggatctttaaagattcatcagagagttcacactggagagaaaccgtacagctgtgaccagtgtgggaaagctttcactaaaTCAGGTAACCTAAAAGTCCACCAACaaattcacactggagagaaaccatacagctgtgaccagtgtgggaaagctttcactcaATCATCTAAACTAAAAATCCAtgaacgtgttcacactggagagaaaccgtacagctgtgaccagtgtgggaaagctttcactcaATCATCTAAACTAAAAATCCAtgaacgtgttcacactggagagaaaccgtacagctgtgaccagtgtgggaaagctttcactcaATCATCTAAACTAAAAATCCAtgaacgtgttcacactggagagaaaccgtacagctgtgaccagtgtgggaaagctttcactcaATCATCTAAACTAAAAATCCAtgaacgtgttcacactggagagaaaccgtacagctgtgaccagtgtgggaaagctttcactcaATCATCTAAACTAAAAATCCAtgaacgtgttcacactggagagaaaccgtacagctgtgaccagtgtgggaaagctttcactcaATCATCTAAACTAAAAATCCAtgaacgtgttcacactggagagaaaccgtacagctgtgaccagtgtgggaaagctttcactcaATCATCTAAACTAAAAATCCAtgaacgtgttcacactggagagaaaccgtacagctgtgaccagtgtgggaaagctttcactcaATCATCTAAACTAAAAATCCAtgaacgtgttcacactggagagaaaccgtacagctgtgaccagtgtgggaaagctttcactcaATCATCTAAACTAAAAATCCAtgaacgtgttcacactggagagaaaccgtacagctgtgaccagtgtgggaaagctttcactcaATCATCTAAACTAAAAATCCAtgaacgtgttcacactggagagaaaccgtacagctgtgaccagtgtgggaaagctttcactcaATCATCTAAACTAAAAATCCAtgaacgtgttcacactggagagaaaccgtacagctgtgaccagtgtgggaaggCGTTCATTACATTAGGTGAACTAAAAATCCAcctacgtgttcacactggagagaaaccgtacagctgtgaccagtgtgggaaggCGTTCATTACATTATGTCACCTACAAACTcacagacgtgttcacactggagagaaaccgtactggtgtgaacaatgTGGTAAATTGTTTTCTCAGAGTAGTCACCTTAAAGTCCACCATCGCAGTCACGCGTTGCTTCGCTGTGAACATTTttcagagccaagctag